A portion of the Chiloscyllium plagiosum isolate BGI_BamShark_2017 chromosome 48, ASM401019v2, whole genome shotgun sequence genome contains these proteins:
- the LOC122544317 gene encoding transmembrane protein 272-like isoform X2, with product MFYADLGNCLHHDCIYLGSCTKQYLIPIYLIVTGSCSLLFLIISSIPQTSNESDILNKFSRFCKHFESLFSFIWLITGSVWIYSIYQPDYIDKASPNYCDKTLYLFAFWITTAVYIILGLMMLVGFCVCICGGTLVLTKNFSSS from the exons ATGTTTTACGCTGATCTTGGGAATTGTCTGCATCACGATTG TATCTACTTGGGTTCTTGTACCAAGCAATACTTGATCCCAATTTATCTGATTGTTACCGGGAGCTGTTCGCTTCTCTTCCTGATTATATCGTCGATTCCACAGACTTCAAACGAGAGCGACATTCTCAATAAATTCAGCAGATTTTGCAAACATTTCGAATCGCTGTTCTCCTTCATCTGGCTTATAACAG GAAGCGTTTGGATCTACAGCATCTACCAGCCAGATTATATTGACAAAGCTTCTCCCAATTATTGCGACAAAACACTATACCTCTTTGCCTTCTGGATCACCACTGCTGTTTATATCATTCTCGGGCTCATGATGCTTGTTGgattttgtgtgtgtatttgtggtgGAACCTTGGTTCTGACCAAGAATTTTTCAAGCTCTTGA
- the LOC122544317 gene encoding transmembrane protein 272-like isoform X1 has protein sequence MERGRVFEVSLKCFTLILGIVCITIGSIYLGSCTKQYLIPIYLIVTGSCSLLFLIISSIPQTSNESDILNKFSRFCKHFESLFSFIWLITGSVWIYSIYQPDYIDKASPNYCDKTLYLFAFWITTAVYIILGLMMLVGFCVCICGGTLVLTKNFSSS, from the exons ATGGAGAGGGGGAGAGTGTTCGAAG TGTCCTTGAAATGTTTTACGCTGATCTTGGGAATTGTCTGCATCACGATTG GCAGTATCTACTTGGGTTCTTGTACCAAGCAATACTTGATCCCAATTTATCTGATTGTTACCGGGAGCTGTTCGCTTCTCTTCCTGATTATATCGTCGATTCCACAGACTTCAAACGAGAGCGACATTCTCAATAAATTCAGCAGATTTTGCAAACATTTCGAATCGCTGTTCTCCTTCATCTGGCTTATAACAG GAAGCGTTTGGATCTACAGCATCTACCAGCCAGATTATATTGACAAAGCTTCTCCCAATTATTGCGACAAAACACTATACCTCTTTGCCTTCTGGATCACCACTGCTGTTTATATCATTCTCGGGCTCATGATGCTTGTTGgattttgtgtgtgtatttgtggtgGAACCTTGGTTCTGACCAAGAATTTTTCAAGCTCTTGA
- the LOC122544316 gene encoding transmembrane protein 272-like: MDPESSLYTPLLRTIEYPPTSPVASASMKIMTCLLAVASITIGTVYLDSCPKQYLIPIYLIVSGSFTLFFVMISLVSCAPNDESNMLAFHRIGRVWKSLISLFSFIWFITGNVWIYSIYEPEYIDKTSPNYCDKTLYFFAFWATTITYILLGIALFLGFCGLLCACALGGTLSIRQRSS; encoded by the exons ATGGACCCTGAAAGTAGCTTATACACTCCTCTCCTGCGGACTATTGAATATCCTCCTACATCCCCAGTGGCATCAG CATCTATGAAAATTATGACCTGTCTGTTGGCTGTTGCTTCCATCACTATTG GTACTGTCTATTTGGATTCCTGTCCCAAGCAGTACCTGATCCCAATTTATTTGATTGTCTCTGGTAGCTTTACCCTGTTCTTTGTGATGATTTCACTAGTTTCATGTGCTCCAAATGATGAAAGCAATATGTTGGCTTTTCATAGAATTGGCAGAGTTTGGAAAAGTCTCATCTCACTGTTTTCCTTCATCTGGTTTATAACAG GAAATGTTTGGATCTACAGCATCTATGAGCCAGAATACATTGACAAAACATCTCCCAATTACTGCGATAAAACTCTCTACTTTTTTGCCTTCTGGGCCACTACTATCACATACATCCTCCTTGGGATTGCACTGTTTCTAGGATTCTGCGGCTTGCTTTGTGCATGTGCTTTAGGTGGGACACTGAGCATCAGGCAAAGAAGCAGTTGA